The genomic stretch TCTTCGGGACTGCGCGGCCAACACTGATAATTTTAACCGGATTATCAGCAGAGCTACCATTCACATCTGCACGAGAAATACGATCTACATGTTGAAATCGTGTGAAATCTAAACCGTGATACACCAAATGTACCTTGCTTGGATCTTTCGCTAGGGATTGTAGGTATGAATGATTAGCGGCTGTACAAGTCGATAACCATTCTAACTCTGCGAGTTTTTCTGATAAGTCCCATTGCTCAGTCGTCCAAATGTCTTTAGCGTGAGCAGAACAAGACCAAGGTAAATCATTAACAAGTGCCGCATAACGCGTTACTGAGGCTGGTGTATGTAGGAAGTGTGCATACATTTGCTCAACCCCCTCTGGCATTTCTGCGGCTAATACTAGACTTTGGCCAAAGCGACGAACGCGGCCACGGCTAGTATCCCGTTTTAAATCACGGAAAAATTGCTTAAATACTTTTACCAATGAGAATTGAGTCCCCAACTTCCAAAACGCTTTTAAAACCCGTAATGGTTCATCATGTAAATACTCAGGTAAATACAGTACGTCCGCTTCAATTTGTTGATGGATCGGGTGCGTACTGGTATCAGTCGGATGACGTAACGACACTAAGGTAATCTCGAAACCGCGTAATTCTAGCGCTCTAATTTCTTGCGCAATAAAGGTTTCTGATAGGCGTGGATAGCCTTTAAGTACTAATGCAATTTTCTTCACTACAGACAACCTTAAACTTTTATAATTAAATCATTAACAAGAGATACACTGCAATGTAGGACGAAATAACACATTGCGCGTTTATTGGGTACTTATTCACCATGAACTAAGCAGACTCGTGCCTTGCAGTGTCAGCTTTATCAACAGCCCAATCAATCAACAACTTAGCGCTTTGAACTGCGCCTTGATTATCGATGTTAACTGTTTCAGCGGTGCTGTTTAGTGCACTATTAATAGCGGTTTTTAATGTGTCGACACTCAACTCATCATTCTTAACGAATTGCAGCACCTTCGCTTCAGCTAGCACTTCACTTCGCGCTAACTGCTCTGTTTCACCTTCCCCTTCAAATGGGATCACCACAGCGGGAACGCCTGTTAATAATAAATCCATGACAGTGTTATAACCGGCTCTTGAAATTGACACGTAAGCATTGCTTAGCTCACTTAAAAAGTCATCAGCAAGGTCGACAACTTGTAAATTTGACTGCTGCTGCGCTTGGAAATAGGTTTTATCAGCGCTGTCCATATTCGGTCCCGTGATCAGTAACCACCTTTTATCCGCAGCAAAACCACTGTTATACAGTGCCATCACCGCGACTAAAATATCTTTGCCAATACTACCGCCACCAACAGATACCACTATCGTATCTTTTGTTTTAGGTTGATTAGGTTGATTGGCCAATGTCGGACATACATAGCCTGAATAACTGATCTTATCCGCAATCATATCCGCAACAGGGAAACTTTTTGCTAATGGATAGAAATCTTCATCACCATGCACTAGTACATGTTGGTAATAGGTTTTAACTAGGTTAACGTATTCTTGTTCTCTGACCGTTGAACGTCGCTGTAAAATATCGCGAATAGATGAAACAAGCACTGGTGGCTTATCCTGCGATTTAGCCCAGTCTAGCAATGGTAATAACTCAAAGCGCATTTGTCTGCGCCCAAATGGGTATGTTTCAGTGACGATTAAATCGGGTTGGAGCGTGTCACAAAGTGCTAATAGCGCTT from Moritella marina ATCC 15381 encodes the following:
- a CDS encoding glycosyltransferase family 4 protein — its product is MKKIALVLKGYPRLSETFIAQEIRALELRGFEITLVSLRHPTDTSTHPIHQQIEADVLYLPEYLHDEPLRVLKAFWKLGTQFSLVKVFKQFFRDLKRDTSRGRVRRFGQSLVLAAEMPEGVEQMYAHFLHTPASVTRYAALVNDLPWSCSAHAKDIWTTEQWDLSEKLAELEWLSTCTAANHSYLQSLAKDPSKVHLVYHGLDFTRFQHVDRISRADVNGSSADNPVKIISVGRAVPKKGYDDLLNALAKLPKDLHWQLTHIGGGGILKALRQQAKALGIEQHIEWQGAQPQLTVLEAYRESDLFVLASKIVADGDRDGMPNVLMEAQSQSVCCLATDISGIPELIDSGENGVLVESNNVAQLTAALDDLLRSGEKRERLGAEGQKQLHRRFDVKIGIDQLEKLFDDRG
- a CDS encoding glycosyltransferase family protein yields the protein MSAPRIMYYVQYLLGIGHVRRSSLIVQALCEQGAQVDVIFGGMPVPSMSFGSATMHQLMAVKSADSGFSGLAKADGTPVSDEDKKQRTQALLALCDTLQPDLIVTETYPFGRRQMRFELLPLLDWAKSQDKPPVLVSSIRDILQRRSTVREQEYVNLVKTYYQHVLVHGDEDFYPLAKSFPVADMIADKISYSGYVCPTLANQPNQPKTKDTIVVSVGGGSIGKDILVAVMALYNSGFAADKRWLLITGPNMDSADKTYFQAQQQSNLQVVDLADDFLSELSNAYVSISRAGYNTVMDLLLTGVPAVVIPFEGEGETEQLARSEVLAEAKVLQFVKNDELSVDTLKTAINSALNSTAETVNIDNQGAVQSAKLLIDWAVDKADTARHESA